The sequence AAAACAAAACGGAACTTTCTTTTGTTTTATGGGAAAAAGGTGGAAAAAGTTTAAAGGATTACGAATCTTTTAATGCTTCTTCTGTATCCTTCATTGTTGGTCCTGAAGGAGGACTTGATACTGAGGAGATAGAAATCCTTAAGGAAAAAGGGTTTAAACCAATTTATCTTGGAAAAAGGATTCTAAGGGCAGAAACTGCAGCAATTGCCGGAATGGCTCTTGTTCAATACATCTGGGGAGACTTGGGGGGAGAGTAAGATGAAAATCCTCCTTGAAAAGAACTATAAGAGACTCATTATAAGAGTTGTTCACGGTGATATTACCGATGAAGAGACAG is a genomic window of Desulfurobacteriaceae bacterium containing:
- a CDS encoding RsmE family RNA methyltransferase, producing the protein NKTELSFVLWEKGGKSLKDYESFNASSVSFIVGPEGGLDTEEIEILKEKGFKPIYLGKRILRAETAAIAGMALVQYIWGDLGGE